One window from the genome of Alphaproteobacteria bacterium encodes:
- a CDS encoding AAA family ATPase has protein sequence MKLKRLAINLLPGISPPFEIQAAGAGFHVVVGPNGIGKSSLCRAVESLYWDDRGSSQKTSINGEFELDGEAWWGEREGSRVRWQRSGEDSKPPNLPASHNHRYFFLHLRDLIDPSSDGTQDIASEIRRQMSGGFDLDRIAADLFGGVSAQHVRRERSDFNKASEDVRNAEGTQLGLQRRADQLDILSEQLAAAESGARRLILVERALELTGRLQENSAIAEEIAILPQGVAKLAGNELEQIERFQDQIAGLNERGRNWEAQLDAARKTKQATRLSAPLDQAELSILRENANAVGRLELELQAARDKRSECLTAVAVSLKALGGGEVDETGLTLPDNHQLFEFLRDAEGHRAEINAIEKELGVLAYIEKPEAEQSALGDMRRAGDMLRAWLRAPELQAPVLPRRAWILGGVGVVAVGLGLAALADPLFAALAAFGAGLAVPALLRGRGQPHGGTRDAAQQAFARLGIAEPEAWDIASVDARLRSLEDDISRMVRARDRDVERQKLNSRLEGLSKDGKVLDERRRELADSLRLDEIPPDAELVETVRSLAQLATARKDDERARSKVETLETRYTALLSGLADVFERHGEAQPADATETAAYLDSLIYRDAGLAGALSDEQGAISGLEQVSDDRSAYLSSIERIYSEVSLDDGDLQGLTLLLNSLPSYRDRKEKGTRLEGQIELDRAELAKAGEAELAECDGPMLERLQGDLTQTASKAAGLRDEIAEINAQVKEAQRGSNVQDFIAVRDEARMKLSDCRDEVLFAKAGKFLIDAAEAEYEQTQMPHVFQRARSHLSAFTRHGYELHLGKDTTSPGLLAIETSSGERRNLDELSDGTRAQLLLAARLAFAEEVEQGGILPLFLDEALDQSDPARFEAIVRSLGQIAKDQDRQIFYLTSDPVDVDRIGNALAEEGCDIAATIDVGLIRRNAASCSDPAALCVEPRPEIPLPDEMSAEDYGIVLGVPAFLPGAGHEPQHVFYVLSDALDQLRDFLAAGIERVGQWRTASDTGLAEQLCAGSLSAQEVTARVALLGHFCALWKQGRGRSVDRDTLEQSGAVSGTFIDKITAANDELGGDAERLLASLDAKNDTRLKGFRRNNRDSLESYLRSEGYLDDQPVLSESELRLQAMATPAANTLPRDSAGDLLHRLWTWATRSSDA, from the coding sequence GGGACGACCGTGGATCGTCACAAAAAACCTCGATAAATGGCGAGTTCGAGTTGGATGGTGAAGCCTGGTGGGGGGAACGAGAGGGTTCACGTGTGCGATGGCAACGCAGCGGCGAGGACAGTAAGCCGCCCAATCTGCCGGCATCCCATAATCATCGCTATTTTTTTCTGCATCTGCGAGATCTGATCGATCCGTCGTCGGACGGCACGCAAGACATTGCCTCTGAGATCCGGCGCCAGATGTCTGGTGGGTTCGATCTGGATCGTATCGCGGCTGACTTGTTCGGTGGCGTGAGCGCACAGCATGTCCGCCGCGAGCGGAGCGATTTTAACAAGGCATCGGAAGATGTGCGAAATGCGGAAGGAACGCAGTTGGGCCTTCAGCGGCGTGCGGATCAGCTGGATATCCTCAGCGAGCAACTCGCCGCGGCAGAATCCGGCGCGCGCCGTCTCATATTAGTCGAACGTGCCCTCGAGCTTACCGGACGCCTTCAGGAGAACTCAGCCATTGCGGAGGAGATCGCTATCCTGCCGCAGGGGGTGGCGAAACTTGCCGGCAATGAGCTCGAGCAGATCGAGCGGTTCCAGGATCAGATTGCCGGGTTGAACGAGCGAGGCCGTAACTGGGAGGCACAGCTTGACGCTGCACGCAAGACCAAACAGGCCACACGCCTGTCGGCGCCTCTGGATCAGGCAGAACTGTCTATCTTGCGAGAGAATGCAAACGCGGTGGGCCGGTTGGAACTCGAACTACAGGCAGCAAGAGACAAGCGTAGCGAGTGTCTAACGGCTGTAGCGGTATCCCTGAAGGCGCTAGGCGGCGGCGAGGTCGATGAGACCGGTCTGACCCTGCCCGACAATCACCAGCTGTTCGAATTCCTGCGCGACGCCGAAGGGCACAGAGCTGAAATCAATGCCATAGAGAAAGAACTGGGTGTCCTCGCCTATATCGAGAAACCGGAAGCCGAGCAAAGTGCGCTAGGTGACATGCGCCGCGCGGGCGATATGTTGCGTGCGTGGCTGCGCGCGCCAGAGCTGCAAGCACCTGTACTGCCACGTCGGGCGTGGATCCTAGGCGGCGTGGGCGTCGTCGCTGTCGGCCTTGGTCTGGCCGCCTTGGCTGACCCGCTGTTTGCGGCGCTGGCGGCCTTTGGCGCCGGGCTCGCCGTGCCGGCCTTGCTGCGGGGCCGTGGGCAACCCCATGGCGGCACACGGGACGCCGCACAGCAAGCGTTCGCGAGGCTCGGCATTGCAGAACCCGAAGCATGGGATATTGCTTCCGTCGATGCGCGATTACGCAGCCTAGAGGACGACATATCCCGCATGGTGCGAGCGCGAGATCGTGATGTGGAGCGGCAAAAACTCAACAGTCGATTGGAAGGCTTGTCCAAGGACGGAAAAGTACTTGATGAGAGACGTCGGGAGCTGGCGGATAGTTTACGGCTCGATGAGATCCCGCCCGACGCGGAGCTTGTCGAAACGGTTCGCTCGCTCGCTCAATTGGCCACGGCTCGCAAGGATGACGAACGCGCCCGTAGCAAAGTCGAGACCCTCGAGACCCGGTATACAGCACTGCTATCCGGGCTCGCCGACGTATTCGAACGCCATGGTGAGGCGCAGCCGGCAGACGCCACAGAGACGGCGGCCTACCTCGATAGTCTCATCTATCGCGATGCGGGGTTGGCTGGGGCGCTTTCCGACGAGCAAGGTGCAATCTCCGGATTGGAACAGGTTTCAGACGATCGCAGCGCGTATCTCAGTTCGATAGAGCGAATCTATTCAGAAGTCAGCCTGGACGATGGCGATTTGCAAGGGCTCACGCTGCTGCTGAACTCATTGCCGAGTTATCGCGACAGGAAGGAAAAGGGAACGAGGCTTGAAGGGCAGATTGAACTCGATAGGGCCGAGCTTGCGAAGGCTGGCGAAGCCGAGCTCGCCGAGTGCGACGGACCGATGCTCGAACGGCTACAAGGCGACCTTACTCAGACGGCGAGTAAAGCGGCCGGTTTGCGCGACGAGATCGCCGAGATCAATGCTCAGGTGAAGGAGGCTCAACGCGGTAGCAATGTACAAGACTTCATTGCTGTGCGTGATGAAGCCCGAATGAAACTGTCAGACTGCCGCGACGAAGTGCTTTTCGCAAAGGCCGGAAAATTTCTCATTGATGCGGCCGAGGCAGAATATGAGCAAACGCAGATGCCTCATGTGTTCCAGCGTGCGCGTAGTCACTTGTCTGCCTTTACCCGTCACGGCTATGAACTTCATTTGGGCAAAGACACCACGTCACCGGGATTGCTGGCGATCGAAACGAGCAGCGGAGAAAGACGAAACCTGGATGAACTTTCGGACGGTACGCGAGCGCAGTTATTGCTGGCCGCACGTCTCGCTTTCGCCGAGGAAGTGGAGCAGGGTGGGATACTTCCGCTGTTTCTCGATGAGGCGCTCGATCAGAGTGACCCTGCCCGTTTCGAAGCCATCGTGCGCAGTCTCGGCCAAATTGCGAAGGATCAGGATCGCCAGATCTTCTATCTCACCAGCGACCCGGTGGATGTTGATCGCATCGGCAACGCGCTTGCCGAAGAGGGGTGCGACATAGCAGCCACGATCGATGTCGGCTTGATCCGCCGGAATGCCGCAAGCTGTAGCGATCCCGCCGCACTTTGTGTTGAGCCAAGACCTGAGATTCCGTTGCCCGACGAAATGTCAGCCGAGGACTATGGTATCGTTTTGGGGGTGCCGGCATTCTTGCCGGGAGCCGGGCATGAGCCACAGCACGTCTTCTATGTCCTATCGGACGCGCTTGACCAACTGCGCGACTTCCTCGCGGCCGGAATCGAGCGTGTCGGTCAATGGCGGACAGCCTCCGATACCGGGCTCGCCGAGCAGCTGTGCGCAGGCTCGCTCTCTGCGCAGGAGGTTACCGCCCGCGTGGCTTTGCTCGGGCATTTCTGCGCGCTATGGAAGCAGGGGAGAGGCCGGTCTGTCGATCGTGACACACTCGAGCAGAGCGGCGCTGTAAGTGGCACCTTCATCGACAAGATAACGGCGGCTAACGATGAGCTTGGTGGGGACGCGGAAAGACTTCTCGCGTCCCTTGATGCCAAGAATGATACCCGGCTGAAGGGGTTCAGGCGAAACAACCGTGATAGCCTTGAAAGCTATCTCAGGAGCGAAGGTTATCTCGATGACCAACCGGTGCTGAGCGAGAGCGAGTTACGGCTTCAGGCCATGGCGACGCCGGCCGCAAACACCCTGCCAAGAGACAGCGCCGGAGATCTGTTACATCGTTTGTGGACCTGGGCAACACGGTCTTCAGACGCATAG
- a CDS encoding nitrilase-related carbon-nitrogen hydrolase — MTIVRASVVQAAPIAFDRTRTLEKVRALAADAASQDAKLALFPEAFVSAYPKGLDFGARIGMRSPEGRDDFRRYYDSAVDVPGPDVDFLGSIARENDLHLVIGVIERDGGTLYCTVLFFAPDGEYLGKHRKLMPTALERLVWGYGDGSTLPVFDTDLGKLGAVICWENYMPMMRMAMYNKGIQIYCAPTADDRDTWIATMQHVAMEGRCFVLSCNQRTLRSDFPADYDAIQGDDPNTVLSRGGSCIVNPLGQILAGPDFESETILSADLDTGDIARGKYDFDVTGHYARPDIFQLSVNERATPAVTTNAPAVSGDEYETFDDGQ, encoded by the coding sequence ATGACAATCGTCAGAGCATCCGTCGTCCAGGCCGCGCCCATCGCCTTCGATCGCACCAGGACACTTGAGAAAGTGCGCGCCCTGGCCGCCGATGCGGCCAGCCAAGACGCCAAACTGGCATTGTTTCCGGAAGCCTTCGTTTCGGCCTATCCCAAGGGCCTGGATTTCGGTGCCCGGATCGGCATGCGCTCGCCCGAAGGCCGCGACGACTTCCGTCGCTATTATGACAGCGCCGTCGATGTTCCCGGGCCGGATGTGGATTTCCTAGGGTCTATCGCCCGGGAAAACGACCTGCATCTCGTCATCGGTGTGATCGAACGCGATGGCGGTACTCTTTATTGCACCGTTTTGTTCTTCGCGCCCGACGGAGAATATCTTGGCAAGCACCGCAAGCTCATGCCGACGGCGCTTGAGCGCTTGGTCTGGGGCTACGGCGATGGTTCGACCCTGCCTGTCTTCGATACGGATTTGGGAAAACTGGGAGCAGTCATTTGCTGGGAAAACTATATGCCGATGATGCGCATGGCCATGTACAACAAAGGTATCCAAATTTACTGTGCCCCGACGGCCGATGATCGAGACACCTGGATAGCGACCATGCAGCATGTTGCCATGGAAGGCCGTTGTTTTGTCCTGTCTTGCAATCAACGCACGCTGCGCAGCGACTTTCCTGCAGACTACGACGCCATTCAGGGTGATGATCCGAACACCGTACTCTCGCGGGGAGGGAGCTGTATCGTCAACCCCCTGGGGCAAATTCTCGCCGGTCCCGATTTCGAGTCCGAGACGATCCTAAGCGCCGACCTGGATACCGGGGACATCGCCCGAGGCAAGTACGACTTCGATGTAACCGGCCACTATGCACGGCCCGACATTTTTCAGCTCAGCGTCAACGAAAGAGCGACACCGGCGGTAACCACAAACGCCCCGGCCGTCAGCGGGGATGAATACGAGACTTTTGACGACGGGCAATAG
- a CDS encoding MMPL family transporter: MSSRTVQAYDTLVLHYPKLVLVVLLSILVFFGYHAKDFKLDASADSLLLEDDVDLKVFRKIHERYPSGDLLVVTFTPDEDLFSDQALASLKQLREELAEITSVDTVFTILDAPLLNISDAPFTEMIDDIPSLEKPGIDRAKAKDELLNSPIYRELIISADGRTTALLLGLVEEQQYDSLLRSRNELRAKQQNSGLSVKEAHALKHINAEFDQAHDALNKQRHLDVAHIRNIIKPYRQHGVLYLGGLPMITDDMVTFVRNDLIVFGGGVLAFLVIILTAIFREFRWIALPLLSCFYAGLSMVGVLGLMGWKVTVISSNFLALMLIITISMNIHLIVRYRQLNRDHPGDDQLALVKTTTHKMVKPCLYTALTTIIGFSSLVVSEIKPVIDFGWMMSAGLAVTFVTSFLLFPTLLMVTGKTESKPTSDSGRFLLPEYLARMTEIQGNKILVLALILTVVSVAGITRLRVENSFINYFSDNTEIYQGLKHIDENLGGTTPLEILINFGDDLDDDGSDYFPTPEDLEGLSEEEIQMELEYAEMEREFAKNAKLPEYWFTAYKVELIKKVHDYLDGLPEIGKVLSLVSPVRVAEGIAEEELGAFELAILYTKIPPDVKKMLIDPYVSIDDNEARIFARVLDSKPNLRRNELLETVHRDLGEKLGFEEQEVIVSGLLVLYNNMLQSLFKSQIKTIGVVMLGIAIMFLVLFRSVTLAIIGILPNLLGAAVVLGVMGWAEIPMDMMTITIAAITIGIAVDNGIHYIYRFREEYALTHSYVDTLHVCHSNIGKAVFYTAMTIIFGFSILVLSNFIPTIYFGVLVASAMLIAFLAALTVLPKLILLWKPFG, from the coding sequence ATGTCGTCTCGTACCGTGCAGGCCTATGACACTCTGGTGCTCCACTATCCCAAGTTAGTCCTGGTCGTGCTGCTCTCGATTCTAGTTTTTTTCGGCTACCACGCAAAAGACTTCAAGTTGGACGCATCAGCCGACTCCTTGTTGCTGGAAGACGACGTAGACCTCAAGGTGTTCCGGAAAATCCACGAGCGATATCCGAGTGGCGACTTGCTCGTCGTGACGTTCACTCCCGATGAGGATCTCTTCTCGGACCAGGCTTTAGCCTCTTTGAAGCAACTCCGTGAAGAACTCGCGGAAATCACCAGCGTGGACACGGTGTTTACGATACTGGACGCTCCCCTGTTGAACATTTCAGACGCACCGTTCACGGAAATGATCGACGATATTCCAAGCCTGGAGAAACCCGGGATCGATCGAGCCAAGGCCAAAGACGAGCTTCTCAATAGCCCCATTTACCGCGAACTGATCATAAGTGCAGATGGTCGAACCACCGCATTACTGTTGGGATTAGTCGAGGAGCAGCAGTACGACAGTTTACTTCGATCTCGAAATGAGCTGCGGGCCAAACAACAAAATAGCGGTCTCTCCGTCAAAGAAGCGCATGCCCTGAAACACATCAACGCTGAATTCGATCAGGCTCATGATGCGTTGAATAAGCAACGCCACCTCGATGTTGCACACATCAGGAACATCATCAAGCCGTACCGTCAGCATGGCGTTTTATATCTCGGCGGCCTGCCGATGATTACCGATGATATGGTGACATTTGTACGCAACGACTTGATCGTCTTTGGCGGTGGTGTTCTAGCATTTCTTGTCATTATTCTCACCGCTATCTTCCGAGAATTTCGCTGGATAGCGCTCCCACTTCTCAGTTGCTTTTATGCCGGGTTATCCATGGTAGGTGTACTGGGTTTGATGGGTTGGAAGGTCACCGTAATTTCATCAAACTTCCTCGCTCTTATGCTAATCATTACCATCTCTATGAACATTCATTTGATCGTGCGTTACCGACAACTCAATCGAGATCATCCTGGTGACGATCAATTAGCGCTGGTCAAAACTACCACGCATAAGATGGTGAAACCCTGTCTTTATACCGCGCTAACTACGATCATAGGTTTTAGTTCCCTGGTCGTGAGCGAAATCAAGCCGGTCATTGACTTCGGGTGGATGATGAGTGCCGGTTTGGCGGTAACATTTGTCACCTCGTTTCTACTGTTCCCCACGTTGCTGATGGTGACGGGAAAAACCGAGTCCAAACCCACCTCCGACAGTGGCCGGTTTCTTTTGCCTGAATATCTGGCCCGAATGACCGAGATACAGGGCAACAAGATCCTGGTGTTGGCGCTAATTTTAACCGTCGTGAGTGTAGCCGGAATAACCCGGTTGCGTGTGGAGAACAGTTTCATCAACTACTTCAGCGACAACACCGAGATTTATCAAGGTCTCAAGCACATTGATGAGAACCTTGGCGGCACTACTCCACTGGAAATACTGATAAATTTTGGAGATGATCTCGACGACGATGGCTCCGACTACTTCCCGACCCCAGAGGACCTCGAGGGGTTGAGCGAGGAAGAGATACAAATGGAGCTTGAGTACGCGGAAATGGAGCGTGAATTCGCAAAAAACGCCAAGTTACCGGAGTATTGGTTTACCGCCTACAAGGTCGAACTCATCAAAAAAGTACACGACTACCTCGATGGACTGCCCGAAATCGGCAAGGTGCTTTCGCTCGTGTCACCGGTGCGGGTTGCGGAAGGCATAGCCGAAGAGGAATTGGGCGCATTCGAGCTGGCAATCCTGTACACCAAAATTCCCCCCGATGTAAAAAAGATGCTCATCGACCCTTATGTCTCCATCGATGACAATGAGGCACGGATTTTTGCACGTGTATTGGATTCAAAACCGAATTTACGTCGCAATGAGTTGCTCGAGACAGTACACCGTGATTTAGGGGAGAAGCTCGGATTTGAGGAGCAGGAAGTGATCGTGAGTGGACTACTGGTTCTCTACAACAACATGCTGCAGAGCCTATTCAAGTCGCAGATCAAAACCATAGGTGTAGTGATGTTGGGGATTGCGATAATGTTCCTAGTGTTGTTCCGGTCAGTCACCTTGGCAATTATCGGCATTCTGCCAAACCTGCTAGGTGCCGCGGTGGTTTTGGGGGTAATGGGGTGGGCGGAAATCCCCATGGATATGATGACCATCACGATCGCTGCCATCACCATCGGTATCGCAGTGGATAATGGTATTCACTATATCTATCGCTTCAGAGAAGAGTATGCACTTACTCACAGTTATGTGGATACCTTGCATGTTTGTCATTCCAATATCGGCAAAGCGGTGTTCTATACGGCCATGACCATAATTTTTGGCTTCTCTATCTTGGTCCTTTCAAACTTCATCCCCACTATCTATTTTGGTGTGCTAGTCGCGTCGGCAATGCTCATCGCGTTTTTGGCAGCACTCACTGTACTGCCAAAGCTAATTTTACTTTGGAAACCGTTCGGTTGA
- a CDS encoding epoxyqueuosine reductase: MDNAMLTAKVKEIARDYGACAVGITTRETLAGGPPSTDLEYVLPGACSAVTFALPLDQDKIEDFIAKRDRSGHQDDYSRTGTMASGIAAQIAGYIAHFGYASVGVLSNEVYRNDAESQPRHLRPDLSHRMLAVRGGVGWFGFSGNVLTPENGAMVSLATAVTTAELEPTEPLPAEDNFCQCEQMECAAACPSAFLHEGKSDMASVTMGGLTFTYARRRHYNRCGYVCAGYSGLHPSGKWSTWSPGRFPIPKQDGDLRRVLVDAVEAWKRRPELDGGVLHQPLVYENTGKDVNLTCGSCMLVCAPTSEERQRRLKLLQSSGVVVQSPDGSLEAVSPEEGERRLAEMTPARRALYEPDQEAYSDIELYGRRRRRS; the protein is encoded by the coding sequence ATGGACAACGCGATGCTCACCGCCAAGGTCAAGGAGATCGCCAGGGACTACGGCGCCTGCGCGGTTGGTATCACCACGCGCGAGACCCTGGCCGGGGGACCGCCCTCGACCGATCTCGAGTACGTGCTGCCCGGCGCCTGCTCGGCGGTGACCTTCGCTCTGCCCCTCGACCAGGACAAGATCGAGGATTTCATTGCCAAGCGCGACCGTTCCGGCCATCAGGACGACTACAGCCGCACCGGCACCATGGCTAGCGGCATCGCGGCGCAGATCGCTGGCTACATCGCTCATTTCGGCTACGCCTCGGTGGGCGTGCTGTCGAACGAGGTCTACCGCAACGACGCCGAGTCTCAGCCCCGCCATCTGCGCCCCGACTTGTCGCATCGCATGCTGGCGGTGCGCGGTGGCGTCGGCTGGTTCGGCTTCTCGGGCAATGTGCTGACGCCCGAAAACGGCGCCATGGTCAGCCTGGCCACGGCGGTCACCACCGCGGAACTCGAGCCCACGGAGCCGCTGCCGGCTGAGGATAATTTTTGCCAATGCGAGCAAATGGAGTGCGCTGCCGCCTGCCCCTCGGCCTTTCTGCACGAAGGTAAGAGCGATATGGCGAGCGTCACCATGGGTGGCCTCACGTTCACTTACGCTAGGCGCCGCCACTACAATCGCTGCGGCTATGTCTGCGCCGGCTATTCCGGGCTGCACCCCTCGGGCAAATGGTCGACTTGGTCGCCGGGTCGCTTTCCCATTCCCAAGCAGGACGGAGATTTGCGCCGGGTGCTGGTGGACGCGGTCGAAGCCTGGAAGCGGCGGCCCGAGCTGGACGGAGGCGTGCTGCACCAGCCGTTGGTTTACGAGAATACGGGCAAGGACGTAAACCTGACCTGCGGCAGCTGCATGCTGGTCTGCGCCCCGACCTCCGAGGAGCGCCAGCGCCGCCTCAAGCTGCTGCAGTCGAGCGGCGTTGTGGTGCAGAGCCCGGACGGCAGCTTGGAGGCAGTGTCACCGGAAGAGGGTGAGCGCCGCTTGGCCGAGATGACGCCCGCCCGTCGCGCCCTCTACGAGCCGGACCAGGAGGCGTACTCCGACATCGAGCTCTACGGCCGCCGCCGGCGGCGCTCATAA
- the hemN gene encoding oxygen-independent coproporphyrinogen III oxidase, whose translation MVDSVAKYGSARVPRYTSYPTAPHFHDGVDGAAFGGWLEALDATAPLSLYIHVPFCDRLCWYCGCHTTISNDPLRIAAYADVLVREIEIAVAALPVNMPVSHVHFGGGTPTQLGEESFADLMAALRRHFAITPEAEIAIEIDPTTLTPVMADRLGHEGVSRASLGVQDFTEEVQQAINRVQPVEMVADAVTMLRQAGVAALNFDLMYGLPHQTEADIARTVDQAVALAPDRVAMFGYAHVPWMRKHQQMIEEAALAGPQGRAAQADTAARRLEFHGYRRIGMDHFSRADDAMAKHLEDGGLHRNFQGYTDDAAVALIGFGASAISALPQGYAQNTGDMRAYRNAVLAGEFATERGIALDARDRACRAIIERLMCDFAADVRALCRQHDVDPDAALADVDGLAELERDGLVSRKGGTLHITSLGRPYVRTVAACFDTYLGRGAGRHSQAV comes from the coding sequence ATGGTGGATTCTGTCGCGAAATATGGTAGCGCGCGCGTGCCGCGTTACACCAGCTATCCGACCGCGCCGCATTTCCATGACGGCGTCGACGGGGCGGCCTTTGGCGGCTGGCTGGAGGCGCTCGACGCTACGGCTCCGCTGTCGCTCTATATCCATGTGCCCTTTTGCGACCGGTTGTGCTGGTATTGTGGCTGCCACACCACGATCTCCAACGATCCGCTGCGCATCGCTGCCTATGCAGATGTGCTGGTGCGCGAGATCGAGATCGCGGTAGCGGCGTTGCCCGTCAACATGCCGGTCTCGCATGTGCATTTCGGCGGTGGCACGCCGACGCAGCTCGGCGAAGAGAGCTTCGCGGATTTGATGGCGGCGCTGCGCCGACATTTCGCGATTACGCCTGAGGCCGAGATCGCCATCGAGATAGATCCCACCACCTTGACACCGGTGATGGCTGACAGGCTGGGCCACGAGGGTGTCAGCCGCGCCAGTCTCGGGGTACAGGACTTTACCGAGGAGGTGCAGCAGGCGATCAACCGTGTCCAGCCGGTGGAAATGGTCGCCGATGCGGTGACCATGCTCCGTCAGGCAGGTGTCGCAGCGCTCAATTTTGATTTGATGTACGGCCTGCCCCATCAGACCGAGGCCGATATCGCACGCACGGTGGACCAGGCGGTGGCCCTGGCGCCCGACCGGGTGGCCATGTTCGGCTACGCCCATGTGCCGTGGATGCGCAAGCATCAGCAAATGATAGAAGAAGCCGCGCTGGCAGGACCGCAGGGGCGCGCCGCCCAGGCCGATACCGCGGCAAGGCGGCTCGAATTCCACGGCTATCGCCGCATCGGCATGGATCATTTTTCCCGCGCTGATGATGCCATGGCCAAGCACCTTGAGGATGGCGGCCTGCACCGCAATTTCCAGGGCTATACCGATGATGCGGCCGTCGCCCTGATAGGCTTTGGCGCCTCGGCGATCAGCGCCCTGCCGCAAGGCTATGCCCAGAACACCGGCGATATGCGCGCCTATCGCAACGCCGTGTTGGCGGGTGAGTTTGCTACCGAGCGCGGCATCGCGCTCGACGCGCGGGACCGCGCCTGCCGTGCCATCATCGAGCGTCTGATGTGTGATTTCGCCGCCGATGTGCGGGCGCTTTGCCGTCAGCATGACGTTGATCCGGATGCCGCGCTCGCTGATGTGGACGGCCTCGCCGAGCTCGAGCGCGACGGGCTCGTGAGCCGGAAGGGCGGCACGCTGCACATCACATCGCTCGGCCGCCCCTACGTGCGCACCGTCGCAGCCTGCTTCGACACCTATCTCGGCCGTGGCGCTGGCCGTCATTCACAGGCAGTCTGA
- the tcuA gene encoding FAD-dependent tricarballylate dehydrogenase TcuA has product MGDAGVIVVGGGNAAMCAALAALEKGASVLVLERANEDERGGNTRFTAGAMRVAYDGLDDLLQIMPDLSEDERANTDFGNYPADQFFDDMARVTEYRANPDLVEVLVRQSQPTLVWMREQGIRFMPMYGRQAFKIDGRFRFWGGLTVEAWGGGAGLCEAEFRAVEKAGAEIRYGARVISLVQDGPRVCGVVLRQGGYEETLHAKAVVLACGGFEANAEWRTRYLGPGWDLAKVRGSRFNTGDGIRMALDAGAVAAGNWSGCHAVGWDRNAPPFGDLAVGDGFQKHSYPFGIMVNGEGKRFVDEGADFRNYTYAKYGRRILQQPGQFAWQIFDAKVEHLLRDEYHIREVTKVTADTLENLAARLDDVDTQAFLETIAAFNTAVRDDIAFDPTVKDGRCTEGLTLAKSNWANALDTPPYSAYAITCGVTFTFGGIAITPDCAVAETDGGTIPGLFAAGELVGDLFYFNYPGGTGLTSGSVFGRIAGCGAADFAKGNG; this is encoded by the coding sequence ATGGGCGATGCGGGCGTGATAGTGGTTGGCGGCGGCAACGCCGCCATGTGTGCAGCCCTAGCGGCCCTTGAGAAAGGCGCCTCGGTGTTGGTGCTCGAACGGGCGAACGAGGACGAGCGCGGTGGCAACACGCGCTTTACCGCCGGTGCCATGCGTGTCGCCTATGACGGCCTCGACGATCTCTTGCAGATCATGCCAGACCTCAGCGAGGACGAGCGCGCAAACACCGATTTTGGCAACTACCCGGCCGACCAGTTCTTCGACGACATGGCGCGGGTCACGGAATACCGGGCCAATCCGGACCTGGTCGAGGTGCTGGTGCGCCAGAGCCAACCGACGCTCGTCTGGATGCGTGAACAAGGCATCCGCTTCATGCCCATGTATGGCCGCCAGGCCTTCAAGATCGACGGCCGCTTCCGCTTCTGGGGCGGGCTGACGGTGGAGGCCTGGGGCGGTGGTGCGGGACTCTGCGAAGCCGAGTTCCGGGCAGTCGAGAAAGCGGGCGCCGAGATCCGTTACGGCGCCCGCGTGATCTCGCTGGTGCAGGACGGCCCGCGGGTCTGCGGTGTGGTTCTCCGCCAGGGCGGGTACGAGGAGACGCTGCACGCCAAGGCTGTCGTGCTCGCCTGCGGCGGCTTCGAGGCCAATGCCGAGTGGCGGACGCGCTACCTCGGGCCCGGCTGGGACCTCGCCAAGGTGCGCGGCAGCCGCTTCAACACCGGTGACGGCATCCGCATGGCGCTCGATGCAGGTGCCGTGGCGGCAGGTAACTGGTCAGGGTGCCATGCGGTAGGCTGGGATCGCAACGCACCGCCCTTCGGCGATCTTGCGGTCGGCGACGGCTTCCAGAAGCACAGCTATCCCTTCGGCATCATGGTCAATGGAGAAGGCAAGCGCTTTGTCGACGAGGGTGCGGATTTTCGCAACTACACCTATGCCAAATATGGCCGCCGTATCCTCCAGCAACCAGGACAATTCGCCTGGCAAATCTTTGATGCCAAAGTAGAACACTTGCTACGCGATGAATATCATATACGTGAGGTCACCAAGGTCACGGCTGACACCCTAGAGAATCTGGCAGCTCGGCTCGATGACGTTGACACCCAGGCCTTTCTGGAGACGATCGCCGCTTTCAACACAGCGGTGCGCGACGACATCGCCTTCGACCCGACGGTCAAGGACGGCCGCTGCACCGAAGGGCTGACCCTGGCCAAGAGCAATTGGGCCAATGCCCTAGATACACCGCCCTACAGCGCCTACGCGATAACCTGCGGTGTGACCTTCACATTCGGGGGCATCGCCATCACGCCAGATTGTGCCGTGGCCGAGACCGACGGCGGCACCATTCCCGGCCTCTTTGCCGCGGGGGAACTGGTCGGCGATCTCTTCTATTTCAACTATCCCGGCGGTACCGGGTTGACCTCGGGCTCGGTCTTCGGGCGCATCGCCGGTTGCGGCGCAGCCGATTTCGCGAAGGGGAACGGATGA